A stretch of the Arthrobacter stackebrandtii genome encodes the following:
- a CDS encoding WXG100 family type VII secretion target — protein sequence MNEGMLGANPEQLKDLAKLLSESSGKLDFAATNLHPTITNARWGGPDAERFRHDWNARMRPQLRTVSGLLVDASKLVNAQAVEQEKASAANDTGGGGPQILGPGTGGTKPELPFCPAKDPNQEILEDMNNRSAEEVQAWWNSLSEDEQAALLAGTDDNDVPNLVYLAQLEDKLPEDVQKLVHAMAIKSGLGTIPIYTITDKVGVDGQVAWVHGGAHLQSVITQNADGSVTLKVSGDVGGGVNTPSTKAGVDATMTGELSKSYTFDSIEDAMAAREQMLNDLPPDTFGRAADAIKNPGEYIEGTLDGAADDNGSSHQSMSAKGTVSLGAHGGLTKDAEASAKLELAYERNLDTQESTASAALSFDGSLDMGEGLKFGGSGEGAFTLNMDPEGDLSKLTIDLKGTVDSSVGFQDNPNPVDPFTGKLPEGVPSEGPSASSTVGVQGTARLELYVTPDNKQLVESYLGNVATGNNAAAAVDMVKIMDASAVTLQANSVASSETNLVDFDSGVASVKIGGSNEVIINGGTLYKTPYANGFETVTGVQGPSRPEVQQ from the coding sequence ATGAACGAAGGAATGCTCGGTGCCAACCCGGAGCAGCTGAAGGATCTCGCGAAGCTCTTGAGCGAGTCCTCAGGAAAGCTCGACTTTGCCGCCACCAACCTCCACCCCACCATTACCAACGCACGGTGGGGCGGTCCCGACGCTGAACGATTCCGCCACGACTGGAATGCCCGGATGCGCCCGCAGCTGCGCACTGTGAGCGGCCTGCTGGTGGACGCCTCGAAGCTGGTGAATGCCCAGGCCGTGGAGCAGGAGAAGGCCTCAGCCGCCAACGATACCGGCGGAGGCGGACCGCAAATCTTGGGGCCCGGCACCGGCGGGACTAAGCCGGAGCTGCCCTTCTGCCCGGCCAAAGACCCCAACCAGGAAATCCTGGAGGACATGAACAACCGCTCGGCCGAGGAAGTCCAGGCATGGTGGAACAGCCTCAGCGAAGATGAACAGGCGGCCCTGCTCGCCGGCACGGACGACAACGATGTGCCCAACCTGGTCTACCTGGCGCAGCTTGAGGACAAGCTGCCCGAGGACGTGCAGAAGCTCGTCCACGCGATGGCCATCAAGAGCGGGCTCGGCACGATTCCGATCTACACCATCACCGACAAGGTGGGTGTTGACGGCCAGGTCGCCTGGGTGCACGGAGGCGCCCACCTGCAGAGCGTCATCACCCAAAACGCCGACGGCTCCGTGACCTTGAAGGTTAGCGGCGACGTGGGAGGCGGAGTCAACACGCCCAGCACCAAGGCCGGTGTAGATGCGACGATGACCGGTGAGCTCAGCAAGAGCTACACCTTCGACAGCATTGAGGACGCCATGGCGGCCCGGGAGCAAATGCTCAACGACCTGCCGCCGGATACCTTTGGCCGCGCTGCCGATGCCATCAAGAACCCCGGCGAGTACATCGAAGGAACCCTCGACGGTGCCGCAGACGACAACGGCTCGTCCCACCAATCCATGAGCGCCAAGGGCACCGTCTCGCTCGGTGCCCACGGAGGCCTGACAAAGGACGCCGAAGCATCGGCGAAGCTGGAACTCGCCTACGAGAGGAACCTGGACACCCAGGAATCAACCGCCAGCGCCGCCTTGAGTTTCGACGGCTCCCTGGACATGGGTGAGGGCTTGAAGTTCGGCGGCAGCGGTGAAGGCGCGTTCACGCTCAACATGGATCCCGAAGGCGACCTCAGCAAGCTGACAATTGACCTGAAGGGCACCGTGGACAGCTCCGTCGGTTTCCAGGACAACCCCAACCCCGTGGACCCCTTCACAGGGAAACTGCCGGAAGGGGTTCCCAGCGAAGGCCCCAGCGCATCCTCAACCGTGGGCGTCCAAGGCACGGCACGGCTTGAATTGTATGTAACCCCAGACAACAAGCAGCTCGTGGAAAGCTACCTGGGCAACGTCGCCACCGGAAACAACGCGGCGGCGGCAGTTGACATGGTCAAAATCATGGACGCCTCGGCGGTGACCCTCCAGGCCAACTCCGTCGCATCATCCGAGACCAACCTCGTTGACTTTGACTCGGGCGTTGCCAGCGTAAAGATTGGCGGATCCAATGAAGTCATCATCAATGGCGGGACCCTCTACAAGACCCCCTACGCAAACGGCTTCGAGACAGTGACCGGGGTACAGGGGCCGAGCCGCCCGGAAGTACAGCAGTAA
- the rpsG gene encoding 30S ribosomal protein S7, with the protein MPRKGPAPKRPLVVDPVYGSPLVTQLINKVLVDGKKSTAERIVYGALEGVREKTGADPVVALKKAMENIKPSLEVKSRRVGGATYQVPVEVKPGRQTALALRWLVGYSKARREKTMTERLRNEVLDASNGLGAAVKRREDTHKMAESNKAFAHYRW; encoded by the coding sequence ATGCCTCGCAAGGGTCCGGCCCCCAAGCGGCCGCTAGTAGTAGATCCCGTATACGGCTCCCCCCTGGTCACTCAGCTGATCAACAAGGTTCTCGTTGACGGCAAGAAGTCCACCGCAGAGCGCATCGTTTACGGTGCACTCGAGGGTGTTCGTGAGAAGACCGGTGCTGATCCCGTAGTTGCCTTGAAGAAGGCCATGGAGAACATCAAGCCGAGCCTTGAGGTCAAGTCCCGCCGTGTTGGTGGCGCCACCTACCAGGTTCCGGTTGAGGTCAAGCCGGGTCGTCAGACCGCACTTGCCCTGCGCTGGTTGGTTGGTTACTCGAAGGCTCGCCGCGAGAAGACCATGACCGAGCGTCTGCGCAACGAAGTTCTGGATGCCTCCAACGGCCTTGGTGCCGCTGTCAAGCGTCGCGAAGATACCCACAAGATGGCAGAGTCCAACAAGGCCTTCGCACATTACCGCTGGTAA
- a CDS encoding DNA-directed RNA polymerase subunit beta' translates to MSSESSFGLMQIGLATAEDIRDWSHGEVKKPETINYRTLKPEKDGLFCEKIFGPSRDWECYCGKYKRVRFKGIICERCGVEVTRAKVRRERMGHIELAAPVTHIWYFKGVPSRLGYLLDLAPKDLEKVIYFAAYMITSVDADARHEELPNLQIEHDLEKKQMVDTRDSDIATIARDLEGELARLEGEGAKAADKKKARDSADRQMANVRKRADADIDRLEQVWDRFKSLKVADLEGDEALYRELRDRYGMFFEGAMGAEAIKSRLETFDMAGEAEILRDIIANGKGQRKTRALKRLKVVNAFLTTNNSPLGMVLDAVPVIPPELRPMVQLDGGRFATSDLNDLYRRVINRNNRLKRLLDLGAPEIIVNNEKRMLQEAVDSLFDNGRRGRPVTGPGNRPLKSLSDMLKGKQGRFRQNLLGKRVDYSGRSVIVVGPQLKLHQCGLPKQMALELFKPFVMKRLVDLNHAQNIKSAKRMVERFRPQVWDVLEEIITEHPVLLNRAPTLHRLGIQAFEPQLVEGKAIQLHPLVCGAFNADFDGDQMAVHLPLSPEAQAEARILMLSSNNILKPSDGRPVTLPSQDMIIGLYHLTTKREGSVGEGRVFSTPAEAVMAFDAGELHLNSQVKIRLDNFVPGAERPGPEGYEAGDSAIIDTSLGQVLFNDTLPADYPWVEAVADKGQLSEIVNDLAERYPKVVVAATLDNLKDAGFYWATRSGITVAISDIEVPAEKPAILEGYEVKAAKVQAQYDKGLIADDERRQELIDIWNQATNEIADVMRASFAASNTINRMVSSGARGNWMQVRQIAGIRGLVANPKGEIIPRPIKSSYREGLSVLEYFIATHGARKGLADTALRTANSGYLTRRLVDVSQDVIVREDDCGTERGLTLPIAVVTDSGEIVLHEEVENSVYARTLAAEVVDASGTVLAEAGDDVGDVLIAKLFAAGIEEIKVRSVLTCESTVGTCALCYGRSLATGKTVDIGEAVGIIAAQSIGEPGTQLTMRTFHTGGAVSASRGEDITQGLPRIQELFEARTPKGVAPIAEAAGRINIDESEKTMRLILTPDDGTEEIAYPVLRRARLQVADGEHVEVGQKLIVGAVDPKQVLRILGPRAAQKHLVEEVQGVYRSQGVGIHDKHVEVIVRQMLRRVTVIESGDSNLLPGELAERGRFETENRRVVSEGKKPASGRNELMGITKASLATESWLSAASFQETTRVLTQAAMEGKSDPLLGLKENVIIGKLIPAGTGLPRYTNVTVEPTEEAKANLFTGPSAFSDFDYVGGVGDLGNEFRAIPLDDYDLGTNFSG, encoded by the coding sequence ATGTCCAGCGAATCCTCCTTCGGCCTCATGCAAATTGGCCTGGCCACCGCGGAAGACATCCGCGATTGGTCGCACGGCGAAGTCAAGAAGCCGGAAACTATCAACTACCGCACGCTCAAGCCGGAAAAAGACGGACTCTTCTGCGAGAAGATCTTCGGCCCGTCCCGCGACTGGGAATGCTACTGCGGCAAGTACAAGCGCGTGCGCTTCAAGGGCATCATCTGTGAGCGTTGTGGCGTTGAAGTCACCCGCGCCAAGGTGCGCCGCGAGCGCATGGGCCACATCGAGCTTGCTGCTCCCGTAACCCACATCTGGTACTTCAAGGGCGTCCCCTCGCGCTTGGGCTACCTGCTGGACCTGGCGCCGAAGGACCTCGAAAAGGTCATCTACTTCGCCGCCTACATGATCACCAGCGTTGACGCGGACGCCCGCCACGAAGAACTGCCGAACCTCCAGATCGAGCATGACCTGGAAAAGAAGCAGATGGTGGACACCCGCGACTCCGACATCGCCACGATCGCCCGCGACCTCGAGGGCGAGCTTGCCCGTCTCGAGGGCGAAGGTGCCAAGGCTGCCGACAAGAAGAAGGCCCGCGACTCCGCCGACCGCCAGATGGCGAACGTGCGCAAGCGTGCCGACGCCGACATCGACCGCCTCGAGCAGGTCTGGGACCGTTTCAAGTCACTCAAGGTCGCCGACCTTGAAGGCGACGAAGCCCTGTACCGCGAACTGCGTGACCGTTACGGCATGTTCTTCGAAGGTGCCATGGGTGCCGAAGCCATCAAGAGCCGTCTCGAGACCTTCGACATGGCCGGCGAAGCCGAGATCCTGCGCGACATCATTGCCAACGGCAAGGGCCAGCGCAAGACTCGTGCACTCAAGCGCCTGAAGGTTGTCAACGCGTTCCTGACCACCAACAACAGCCCGCTTGGCATGGTTCTGGATGCCGTCCCGGTGATCCCGCCGGAACTGCGCCCCATGGTTCAGCTCGACGGTGGCCGTTTCGCCACCTCGGACCTGAACGACCTCTACCGCCGCGTGATCAACCGCAACAACCGTCTCAAGCGCCTGCTTGACCTGGGTGCTCCGGAGATCATCGTCAACAACGAAAAGCGCATGCTGCAGGAAGCTGTGGACTCGCTGTTCGACAACGGCCGCCGCGGCCGCCCGGTCACCGGGCCGGGCAACCGCCCGCTGAAGTCGCTCTCTGACATGCTCAAGGGCAAGCAGGGTCGATTCCGCCAGAACCTCCTCGGCAAGCGTGTCGACTACTCCGGCCGTTCGGTCATTGTTGTCGGTCCGCAGCTGAAGCTGCACCAGTGCGGCCTGCCCAAGCAGATGGCCCTGGAGCTCTTCAAGCCGTTCGTGATGAAGCGCCTGGTTGACCTCAACCACGCTCAGAACATCAAGAGCGCCAAGCGCATGGTTGAGCGTTTCCGCCCGCAGGTTTGGGATGTTCTTGAAGAGATCATCACCGAGCACCCTGTGCTGCTGAACCGTGCACCTACCCTGCACCGCTTGGGCATCCAGGCGTTCGAGCCGCAGCTTGTTGAAGGCAAGGCCATCCAGCTTCACCCGCTGGTTTGTGGCGCCTTCAACGCTGACTTCGACGGTGACCAGATGGCAGTTCACCTGCCGCTGAGCCCCGAGGCCCAGGCTGAGGCACGCATCCTGATGCTGTCCTCGAACAACATCCTGAAGCCGTCCGACGGCCGCCCGGTCACCCTGCCTTCGCAGGATATGATCATCGGCCTGTACCACCTGACCACCAAGCGTGAAGGTTCGGTGGGTGAGGGCCGTGTGTTCTCCACCCCGGCTGAGGCTGTCATGGCGTTCGACGCCGGTGAGCTGCACTTGAACTCACAGGTCAAGATCCGCTTGGACAACTTCGTGCCCGGTGCAGAGCGTCCCGGTCCGGAAGGCTACGAGGCTGGCGATTCCGCCATCATCGACACCTCACTGGGCCAGGTGCTCTTCAACGACACCCTGCCTGCCGACTACCCCTGGGTTGAAGCAGTTGCAGACAAGGGCCAGCTCTCGGAGATCGTCAACGACCTCGCCGAGCGCTACCCCAAGGTCGTTGTGGCAGCAACGCTGGACAACCTGAAGGATGCCGGTTTCTACTGGGCAACCCGCTCAGGCATCACCGTTGCCATCTCCGACATTGAGGTCCCTGCCGAGAAGCCCGCCATCCTGGAGGGCTACGAAGTCAAGGCCGCCAAGGTCCAGGCCCAGTACGACAAGGGCTTGATTGCTGACGACGAGCGCCGCCAGGAGCTCATCGACATCTGGAACCAGGCAACCAACGAGATCGCCGATGTCATGCGCGCCTCCTTCGCCGCATCCAACACCATTAACCGGATGGTTTCTTCCGGTGCACGTGGTAACTGGATGCAGGTTCGCCAGATTGCGGGTATCCGCGGCCTGGTGGCCAACCCGAAGGGTGAAATTATCCCCCGTCCCATCAAGTCCTCCTACCGTGAGGGCCTGTCGGTTCTGGAATACTTCATCGCCACGCACGGTGCTCGTAAGGGTCTGGCCGATACGGCCCTCCGTACGGCAAACTCCGGTTACCTGACCCGCCGCCTTGTGGACGTCTCACAGGATGTCATTGTTCGTGAAGACGACTGTGGCACCGAGCGCGGCCTGACCCTGCCCATCGCAGTGGTCACGGACTCCGGCGAGATCGTCCTGCACGAAGAGGTTGAGAACAGCGTTTACGCTCGTACCTTGGCCGCTGAAGTTGTGGACGCATCAGGCACCGTTCTGGCTGAAGCCGGCGACGATGTTGGCGATGTCCTCATTGCCAAGCTGTTCGCAGCAGGCATCGAAGAGATCAAGGTCCGCTCGGTCCTCACTTGTGAGTCAACCGTTGGAACCTGTGCACTTTGCTACGGCCGTTCACTGGCCACCGGCAAGACCGTGGACATCGGTGAGGCCGTGGGCATTATTGCTGCACAGTCCATTGGTGAGCCCGGCACGCAGCTGACCATGCGTACCTTCCACACCGGTGGTGCTGTTTCCGCCAGCCGTGGCGAGGACATCACCCAGGGTCTGCCCCGTATCCAGGAGCTCTTCGAAGCACGTACCCCCAAGGGTGTGGCTCCGATCGCAGAAGCTGCCGGCCGCATCAACATTGATGAGTCCGAGAAGACCATGCGTTTGATCCTGACCCCGGACGACGGCACGGAAGAGATCGCTTACCCGGTTCTGCGACGCGCCCGCCTGCAGGTTGCTGACGGCGAGCACGTTGAAGTTGGCCAGAAGCTCATTGTGGGTGCTGTTGACCCCAAGCAGGTTCTGCGTATCCTCGGCCCGCGCGCCGCTCAGAAGCACCTCGTTGAGGAAGTTCAGGGCGTTTACCGCAGCCAGGGTGTGGGTATCCACGACAAGCACGTCGAGGTTATCGTCCGCCAGATGCTGCGTCGCGTCACTGTCATTGAGTCCGGCGATTCAAACCTGCTGCCCGGCGAGCTCGCCGAGCGCGGCCGCTTCGAGACGGAAAACCGTCGCGTCGTGTCCGAGGGCAAGAAGCCGGCATCGGGCCGTAACGAGCTGATGGGTATCACCAAGGCTTCCTTGGCCACCGAATCATGGCTCTCCGCCGCATCCTTCCAGGAGACCACCCGCGTTCTGACGCAGGCGGCCATGGAAGGCAAGTCGGACCCGCTGCTGGGTCTGAAGGAGAACGTGATCATCGGTAAGCTGATCCCCGCCGGCACCGGCCTTCCGCGCTACACCAATGTAACGGTGGAGCCCACGGAAGAAGCCAAGGCCAACCTGTTCACCGGTCCGAGCGCGTTCAGCGACTTCGACTACGTGGGCGGCGTGGGAGACCTCGGCAACGAGTTCCGTGCCATCCCCCTGGATGACTACGATCTCGGCACCAACTTCTCCGGCTAG
- the fusA gene encoding elongation factor G — protein MAQDVLTDLNKVRNIGIMAHIDAGKTTTTERILFYTGVNHKLGETHDGASTTDWMEQEKERGITITSAAVTCFWNNNQINIIDTPGHVDFTVEVERSLRVLDGAVAVFDGKEGVEPQSETVWRQADKYNVPRICFVNKMDKLGADFYFTVDTIINRLGAKPLVMQLPIGAESEFVGVVDLLTMKAFVWAGDSKGDVTMGANYEVQEIPADLQEKAEEYRAALVEAVAESSEELMEKYLEGEEPSIEELKAGIRKLTVNSEIYPVFCGSAFKNRGVQPMLDAVIEYLPNPLDVGAMVGHDPRDEEVELTREPSEDAPFSALSFKIAAHPFFGQLNFIRVYSGTATSGTQLLNSTKQKKERIGKLFQMHANKEMPVDEIHAGHIYAVIGLKDTTTGDTLCDPANPIVLESMTFPDPVIFVAIEPKTKGDQEKLSTAIQKLSAEDPTFTVNLNEDTGQTEIGGMGELHLDVLVDRMRREFNVEANVGKPQVAYRETIKRGVAKHDYTHKKQTGGSGQFAKIQIAIEPLDTHDGEMYAFDNKVTGGRVPREYIPSVDQGIQSALPDGVLAGYPMVGIKATLLDGASHDVDSSEMAFKIAGRMAFKEAARLANPVLLEPLMEVEVRTPEEYMGEVIGDINSRRGQMQSMEDASGVKVIKALVPLSGMFGYIGDLRSKTQGRAVYSMKFDSYSEVPKAVADEIIQKARGE, from the coding sequence GTGGCACAGGACGTGCTTACAGACCTTAACAAGGTCCGCAACATCGGCATCATGGCCCACATTGATGCTGGCAAGACCACTACAACTGAGCGCATCCTGTTCTACACGGGTGTGAACCACAAGCTCGGCGAAACGCACGATGGTGCTTCGACGACTGACTGGATGGAACAGGAAAAGGAACGCGGCATCACCATCACGAGCGCCGCCGTGACCTGTTTCTGGAACAACAACCAGATCAACATCATTGACACCCCTGGCCACGTTGACTTCACGGTCGAGGTTGAGCGCTCGCTTCGCGTGCTCGACGGCGCCGTTGCTGTTTTTGACGGCAAGGAAGGCGTGGAGCCGCAGTCTGAGACTGTTTGGCGTCAGGCTGACAAGTACAACGTTCCGCGCATCTGCTTCGTCAACAAGATGGACAAGCTCGGCGCTGACTTCTACTTCACCGTTGACACCATCATCAACCGCTTGGGTGCCAAGCCGTTGGTCATGCAGCTTCCCATCGGTGCCGAGAGCGAGTTCGTCGGCGTTGTCGACCTGCTCACCATGAAGGCATTCGTCTGGGCCGGCGACTCCAAGGGTGATGTCACCATGGGCGCCAACTACGAAGTCCAGGAGATCCCCGCGGATCTGCAGGAAAAGGCTGAAGAGTACCGCGCAGCCCTCGTTGAGGCCGTTGCAGAGTCCTCCGAAGAGCTCATGGAGAAGTACCTCGAGGGCGAAGAGCCTTCCATCGAGGAACTCAAGGCTGGCATCCGCAAGCTGACCGTGAACTCGGAAATCTACCCCGTGTTCTGTGGCTCCGCCTTCAAGAACCGCGGCGTTCAGCCCATGCTCGATGCTGTCATCGAGTACCTGCCGAACCCGCTGGACGTTGGCGCCATGGTTGGCCACGATCCCCGTGACGAAGAAGTTGAGCTCACCCGTGAGCCCAGCGAGGATGCACCGTTCTCGGCGCTGTCCTTCAAGATCGCCGCACACCCGTTCTTCGGCCAGTTGAACTTCATCCGCGTGTACTCCGGAACGGCAACGTCCGGTACGCAGCTGCTGAACTCCACGAAGCAGAAGAAGGAGCGCATCGGCAAGCTCTTCCAGATGCACGCCAACAAGGAAATGCCGGTGGATGAAATCCACGCAGGTCACATCTACGCCGTTATCGGCCTCAAGGACACCACCACCGGTGACACCTTGTGTGATCCGGCAAACCCGATCGTTCTCGAATCGATGACCTTCCCCGATCCCGTGATCTTCGTCGCCATCGAGCCGAAGACCAAGGGTGACCAGGAGAAGCTGTCCACCGCTATCCAGAAGCTCTCCGCTGAGGACCCGACGTTCACCGTCAACCTCAACGAAGACACCGGCCAGACCGAAATCGGCGGCATGGGCGAGCTCCACCTGGATGTTCTGGTTGACCGCATGCGCCGCGAATTCAACGTTGAAGCCAACGTTGGCAAGCCGCAGGTTGCATACCGTGAAACCATCAAGCGCGGCGTAGCCAAGCATGACTACACGCACAAGAAGCAGACCGGTGGTTCCGGCCAGTTCGCCAAGATCCAGATTGCCATTGAGCCGCTGGATACGCACGACGGCGAAATGTACGCGTTCGACAACAAGGTCACTGGTGGCCGTGTTCCCCGCGAGTACATCCCCAGCGTTGACCAGGGCATCCAGTCCGCACTGCCTGACGGCGTGCTGGCCGGCTACCCGATGGTCGGCATCAAGGCCACGCTGCTTGACGGCGCGTCCCACGATGTTGACTCCTCCGAAATGGCCTTCAAGATCGCCGGTCGCATGGCGTTCAAGGAAGCCGCTCGGTTGGCCAACCCGGTTCTGCTCGAACCGCTGATGGAAGTTGAAGTCCGCACCCCTGAGGAATACATGGGTGAAGTTATCGGTGACATCAACTCACGTCGCGGCCAGATGCAGTCCATGGAGGACGCAAGCGGTGTCAAGGTCATCAAGGCCCTGGTTCCCCTGTCCGGCATGTTCGGTTACATCGGTGACCTGCGTTCCAAGACCCAGGGTCGCGCAGTTTACTCGATGAAGTTTGACAGCTACTCTGAGGTTCCGAAGGCAGTCGCCGACGAAATCATCCAGAAGGCCCGCGGCGAATAG
- the tuf gene encoding elongation factor Tu: MAKAKFERTKPHVNIGTIGHVDHGKTTLTAAISKVLYDKYPDLNEARDFATIDSAPEEKQRGITINISHVEYQTEKRHYAHVDAPGHADYIKNMITGAAQMDGAILVVAATDGPMAQTREHVLLARQVGVPYLLVALNKSDMVDDEELLDLVEMEVRELLSSQGFDGDEAPVVRVSGLKALEGDPVWVKSVEDLMEAVDNNVPDPIRDKDKPFLMPVEDVFTITGRGTVVTGRAERGTLQINSEVEIVGIRPVQKTTVTGIEMFHKQLDEAWAGENCGLLLRGIKREDVERGQVIVKPGSITPHTDFEANVYILAKDEGGRHNPFYSNYRPQFYFRTTDVTGVITLPEGTEMVMPGDNTEMSVVLIQPIAMEEGLGFAIREGGRTVGSGRVTKILK, translated from the coding sequence GTGGCGAAGGCAAAGTTCGAGCGGACTAAGCCGCACGTTAACATCGGTACCATTGGTCACGTTGACCATGGTAAGACCACGTTGACGGCTGCCATTTCCAAGGTACTGTACGACAAGTACCCCGATCTCAACGAAGCACGTGACTTCGCGACTATCGACTCGGCTCCCGAGGAGAAGCAGCGCGGTATCACGATCAACATCTCGCACGTTGAGTACCAGACCGAGAAGCGCCACTACGCACACGTAGACGCCCCCGGTCACGCTGACTACATCAAGAACATGATCACCGGTGCTGCCCAGATGGACGGCGCTATCCTGGTGGTTGCTGCGACTGACGGCCCGATGGCCCAGACCCGCGAGCACGTTCTGCTGGCCCGCCAGGTTGGCGTTCCCTACCTGCTGGTCGCACTGAACAAGTCCGACATGGTTGATGACGAAGAACTCCTCGACCTGGTCGAAATGGAAGTTCGCGAACTCCTGTCCTCACAGGGCTTCGACGGCGACGAGGCACCTGTTGTCCGCGTTTCCGGCCTGAAGGCCCTGGAAGGCGACCCCGTATGGGTCAAGTCCGTTGAGGACCTGATGGAAGCCGTTGACAACAACGTTCCGGACCCGATCCGCGACAAGGACAAGCCGTTCCTGATGCCGGTTGAAGACGTCTTCACCATCACCGGCCGTGGCACCGTTGTTACGGGCCGCGCCGAGCGTGGCACGCTTCAGATCAACTCTGAAGTTGAAATCGTTGGTATCCGCCCGGTCCAGAAGACCACGGTTACCGGTATCGAAATGTTCCACAAGCAGCTCGACGAGGCATGGGCCGGCGAGAACTGTGGCCTGCTGCTCCGCGGCATCAAGCGCGAAGACGTAGAGCGTGGCCAGGTTATCGTGAAGCCGGGTTCCATCACCCCGCACACCGATTTCGAAGCCAACGTCTACATCCTGGCCAAGGACGAAGGCGGGCGTCACAACCCGTTCTACTCCAACTACCGCCCGCAGTTCTACTTCCGCACCACGGATGTTACCGGCGTCATCACCCTGCCCGAGGGCACGGAAATGGTCATGCCTGGCGACAACACCGAAATGTCAGTCGTGCTGATCCAGCCGATCGCCATGGAAGAGGGCCTCGGCTTCGCTATCCGCGAAGGCGGCCGCACCGTTGGTTCAGGTCGTGTCACCAAGATCCTCAAGTAG
- a CDS encoding patatin-like phospholipase family protein, with protein sequence MAHADLVLEGGGVKASALIGAMAALADAPDPYAFHRIAGTSAGAIVAGLVAAGHDVARARNLMAELDFTRFEDEKGFLAHVPALGPLAGLLFHQGLYAGDFLHHWLVDSLADRGVHTWGDLKQDDPRSALPPSQRYKLVVIVSDVSRGLMLRLPWDYEEWLGIDPDSVLVADAIRASASIPFFFRPWIMAANPAVTGHDHIVCADGGLLSNFPMSIFDRDDGRPARWPTIGVKLSGKSNIRSQDWRPDNTNLQLAKSLLSTMMGAHDRAYISDPQASSRTIFVDTSNYRATDFHLTAGDKEAMYAEGLAAGTNFLASWDWERWQAGDYDKKD encoded by the coding sequence ATGGCACACGCAGATCTGGTCCTGGAAGGCGGCGGAGTGAAGGCTTCCGCCCTGATCGGAGCCATGGCGGCCCTGGCCGACGCCCCGGACCCGTATGCTTTTCACCGCATTGCCGGGACCTCGGCCGGTGCCATCGTTGCAGGCCTTGTGGCAGCAGGGCATGATGTGGCCAGGGCCAGGAACCTCATGGCGGAGTTGGACTTCACCCGCTTTGAGGACGAGAAAGGGTTTCTTGCCCATGTTCCGGCTCTCGGGCCGCTGGCTGGGCTGCTTTTCCACCAGGGCCTGTATGCCGGCGACTTTCTGCATCATTGGCTGGTGGATTCGCTCGCCGACCGGGGCGTGCACACCTGGGGCGACTTGAAACAGGACGACCCCCGCAGCGCGCTTCCGCCGTCTCAGCGGTACAAGCTTGTGGTGATCGTCTCAGATGTTTCCCGCGGGCTCATGCTGCGGCTGCCATGGGATTACGAAGAGTGGTTGGGCATCGACCCGGACAGCGTCTTGGTGGCTGATGCCATCAGGGCCTCCGCATCCATCCCATTCTTCTTCCGGCCCTGGATCATGGCGGCAAACCCTGCGGTGACAGGCCACGACCACATCGTTTGCGCCGACGGCGGCCTGCTCTCCAACTTCCCCATGTCCATCTTCGACCGGGATGACGGCCGCCCTGCACGCTGGCCCACCATCGGTGTCAAATTGTCGGGAAAGAGCAACATCCGGAGCCAGGACTGGCGCCCGGACAATACCAACCTGCAACTGGCCAAATCCCTGCTTTCCACCATGATGGGCGCCCACGACCGCGCGTATATCAGTGATCCGCAGGCCTCGTCCCGGACTATTTTCGTGGACACCTCCAACTACAGGGCCACAGATTTCCATCTCACTGCCGGCGACAAGGAAGCCATGTATGCCGAGGGCCTCGCCGCAGGCACAAACTTCCTGGCCAGCTGGGATTGGGAACGCTGGCAGGCCGGGGACTACGACAAGAAGGACTGA
- the rpsL gene encoding 30S ribosomal protein S12, with protein sequence MPTINQLVRKGRTPKVTKTKAPALKGSPMRRGVCTRVYTTTPKKPNSALRKVARVRLNGGVEVTAYIPGVGHNLQEHSIVLVRGGRVKDLPGVRYKIVRGALDTQGVKNRKQARSRYGAKMEKK encoded by the coding sequence GTGCCTACGATTAACCAGCTGGTCCGAAAGGGCCGGACACCCAAGGTCACCAAGACCAAGGCTCCCGCACTGAAGGGCAGCCCCATGCGTCGCGGCGTTTGCACGCGCGTTTACACCACCACCCCGAAGAAGCCGAACTCGGCTCTGCGTAAGGTCGCACGTGTGCGCCTCAACGGCGGCGTGGAAGTTACCGCTTACATCCCCGGTGTAGGCCACAACCTCCAGGAGCACTCCATCGTGCTCGTCCGCGGAGGCCGTGTTAAGGACCTTCCCGGTGTTCGTTACAAGATTGTCCGCGGCGCATTGGATACCCAGGGCGTTAAGAACCGCAAGCAGGCTCGCAGCCGCTACGGTGCAAAGATGGAGAAGAAGTAA